Proteins from a single region of Candidatus Woesearchaeota archaeon:
- a CDS encoding RidA family protein, translated as MKKYLCPKEFTPTMGSYSHGISVDVGDSQMIFVTGQIAMDKDGNAVAPDNIIKQTEFVFQNIEKILHEAGASLEHVVKAVIYVTDISKFKEISAIRNKYFANSKPVSTLVEISKTVKVGCDIEIEVVAIKKK; from the coding sequence ATGAAAAAATATCTCTGCCCAAAAGAATTCACACCTACAATGGGTTCCTATTCTCATGGAATTAGTGTGGATGTAGGCGATTCTCAAATGATCTTTGTTACAGGACAAATCGCCATGGATAAAGATGGAAACGCAGTCGCGCCAGATAACATAATCAAGCAAACGGAATTCGTATTTCAAAATATTGAAAAAATTCTTCACGAAGCAGGAGCATCATTAGAACATGTTGTCAAAGCCGTGATTTATGTTACTGATATTTCCAAATTTAAAGAGATTTCAGCCATTAGAAATAAGTACTTTGCAAATTCTAAGCCAGTAAGTACATTAGTAGAAATCAGCAAAACCGTAAAAGTTGGTTGCGATATTGAGATCGAAGTAGTTGCGATTAAGAAAAAATAG
- a CDS encoding cyclase family protein — MKYHDLTLPFNSSIPPFPGDPATVIEHYATIEKEGWNELRITFNSHIGTHIDAPFHMIAKGKKLDQFPIETFIGECIVLTLDQPDLHLIKEGDIVLFYTGHIKKIGTKQFFEKNPIISLPLAQRLVERKVRIVGIDSYTTDNAPFYVHKFLFQKDILIVENLTKLETLVGKRGECIIAPLNISNADGAPCRVIVREIEEEKKMNKTNDVIGMGSLLMDLLIEIDDQKLIEMDLRKGEMHLVDHDKAKSILHKIEQQKVTIEQCPGGSVANTLRGIGLLGGNVICCGKVGNDKHGDYYIEQMRNHKVLRNFTKHNAVTGHAIAFITPDAQRTFSVHLGAAIELGKEDVIEEDIAKSKILQLEAYQLEGKTREVVLHAIQYAKKHGTLVSLDLADPGLIRRNKEFLMTLLKDKVDIIFANQQEAKEFTGKDDVHALTELARHCKTAIVKLGAEGSLIAHDGEIIMAPAFTAKPVDTTGAGDTYAAGFLYGYCHNWPLQKAAALGSLMAAKIVEQKGVRLDRIDVLNLKKQIEEMQIN, encoded by the coding sequence ATGAAATACCACGACCTTACGCTTCCGTTCAATTCTTCCATTCCCCCTTTCCCAGGTGATCCTGCAACAGTTATTGAACACTATGCCACAATTGAAAAAGAAGGATGGAATGAATTACGCATCACCTTCAACAGTCATATTGGAACTCACATTGATGCGCCATTCCATATGATTGCTAAAGGCAAAAAATTAGATCAATTTCCTATTGAAACATTTATTGGCGAATGTATCGTTCTCACCCTAGATCAACCAGATCTCCATTTAATAAAAGAAGGAGATATTGTATTATTTTATACGGGGCATATCAAAAAAATAGGAACAAAACAATTTTTTGAAAAAAATCCCATTATTTCCCTACCATTAGCACAGCGTTTAGTTGAACGAAAAGTCCGCATTGTTGGCATAGATTCATACACAACGGATAATGCCCCATTTTATGTTCATAAATTTCTCTTTCAGAAAGATATTTTAATCGTTGAAAATCTCACCAAATTAGAGACACTCGTTGGTAAACGCGGCGAGTGCATCATTGCGCCACTCAACATATCAAACGCAGATGGCGCGCCTTGTCGAGTAATTGTAAGAGAGATAGAAGAGGAGAAAAAGATGAACAAAACAAACGATGTAATTGGAATGGGTAGCCTGCTCATGGATCTACTCATTGAAATTGATGATCAAAAACTCATTGAAATGGATTTACGCAAAGGAGAAATGCATCTTGTAGATCATGATAAAGCAAAATCAATACTGCATAAAATTGAACAACAAAAAGTAACCATTGAACAATGCCCAGGAGGTTCTGTTGCCAATACCTTGCGCGGAATTGGTCTGTTGGGAGGAAATGTTATTTGTTGTGGAAAAGTAGGAAACGATAAACATGGTGATTATTATATTGAACAGATGAGAAATCACAAAGTACTTCGTAATTTCACCAAACACAACGCCGTAACCGGACACGCCATCGCATTTATTACTCCTGATGCTCAACGCACTTTCTCGGTTCATTTAGGAGCAGCAATCGAATTAGGCAAAGAAGACGTCATTGAAGAAGACATCGCCAAAAGTAAAATCTTACAGCTTGAAGCATATCAATTAGAAGGAAAAACACGAGAAGTCGTTCTTCATGCGATCCAATACGCAAAAAAACATGGCACTCTTGTCTCATTAGATCTAGCAGACCCAGGATTAATTCGTCGTAACAAAGAATTTCTCATGACACTTCTTAAAGATAAAGTAGATATTATTTTTGCAAACCAACAAGAAGCAAAAGAATTTACGGGAAAAGACGATGTTCATGCTCTCACTGAGTTAGCAAGACATTGTAAAACTGCAATTGTCAAACTTGGTGCTGAAGGCTCATTAATTGCTCATGACGGGGAAATAATCATGGCCCCTGCATTTACCGCAAAACCAGTTGACACAACCGGTGCTGGCGACACCTATGCCGCAGGATTCTTGTACGGCTACTGTCATAACTGGCCATTACAAAAAGCCGCCGCATTAGGATCACTCATGGCTGCAAAGATCGTCGAACAGAAAGGAGTCAGACTAGATCGAATCGACGTATTAAATCTCAAAAAGCAGATAGAAGAAATGCAGATAAATTAA
- the cyaB gene encoding class IV adenylate cyclase encodes MIEVELKFLDINIPQIKRKLQNIGAKLVYDQQIESHSFVKEGFHSSDSHQKYLRVRKAGDEITLTYKEPASKSDMGSREELEVKVNNYNNMITILEEIGFQKEKAFRKHRIHYELGNIKFELDTVENIPTYLEIETQTKKAMREICKRLDIDINFGKKGTIVEILPEKFISKK; translated from the coding sequence ATGATTGAAGTAGAGTTAAAATTTCTAGATATCAACATCCCCCAAATAAAAAGAAAACTACAAAATATTGGGGCAAAGTTGGTGTACGACCAGCAGATTGAATCTCATTCTTTTGTAAAAGAAGGTTTCCATAGCAGCGATTCTCATCAAAAGTATTTACGTGTACGAAAAGCAGGAGATGAAATTACTCTTACCTACAAAGAACCGGCGAGCAAATCGGATATGGGCTCTCGAGAAGAATTGGAAGTTAAAGTGAATAATTATAACAACATGATTACAATTCTTGAAGAAATAGGTTTTCAAAAAGAAAAAGCTTTTCGCAAACATCGGATACATTATGAGTTAGGCAACATTAAATTCGAACTTGATACCGTAGAAAATATTCCAACCTATCTTGAAATTGAAACACAAACCAAAAAAGCAATGAGAGAGATTTGTAAAAGGTTAGATATAGATATTAATTTTGGTAAGAAAGGAACTATTGTAGAAATATTGCCAGAGAAATTTATATCGAAGAAATAA
- a CDS encoding adenosylhomocysteinase — translation MQHQDYKVKDMSLADWGRKEITIAEKEMPGLMALREKYGHKKPLQGARITGSLHMTIQTAVLIETLVHLGAQVRWASCNIFSTQDHAASAIAHAGIPVFAWKGETLEEYWWCTEKALDFGNGKGPTLIVDDGGDATMMILKGVEIEKDHTILSKDYSHEGEDYQELMKCLKAFYVKNPSHWTNVAKEVKGVSEETTTGVHRLYQLRDQGKLLFPAINVNDSVTKSKFDNLYGCRESLVDGIKRATDVMLAGKVAVVAGYGDVGKGCAQSLKGYGCRVIITEIDPINALQAAMEGYEVKKMDLAAKEGDIFVTTTGNKDIIVDRHFTMMKDQAIVCNIGHFDNEIDMHWLNAKSDAKRLNIKPQYDKYTFSNGKEIYILAEGRLVNLGCATGHPSFVMSTSFTNQTLAQIELWTKPHEIGVYVLPKILDEEVARLHLKKIGVEIDELTDSQAAYLDIAKGGPYKPNHYRY, via the coding sequence ATGCAACATCAAGATTACAAAGTAAAAGACATGTCCTTAGCAGATTGGGGACGTAAAGAAATTACCATTGCCGAAAAAGAAATGCCTGGGTTGATGGCACTACGTGAAAAATATGGGCACAAAAAGCCACTCCAAGGCGCTCGTATCACAGGGTCATTACATATGACCATTCAAACAGCAGTGCTTATCGAAACATTAGTTCATCTTGGCGCCCAAGTACGCTGGGCATCATGTAACATTTTCTCTACTCAAGATCATGCAGCATCAGCAATTGCTCATGCAGGAATTCCGGTCTTTGCTTGGAAAGGAGAAACACTTGAAGAATATTGGTGGTGCACTGAAAAAGCGCTTGATTTTGGCAATGGAAAAGGTCCAACTTTAATTGTAGATGATGGTGGCGACGCAACCATGATGATTCTCAAAGGAGTTGAAATTGAAAAAGATCACACCATTTTAAGCAAAGATTATAGTCACGAAGGCGAAGATTACCAAGAACTAATGAAATGCCTCAAAGCGTTCTATGTTAAAAACCCTTCACACTGGACTAATGTCGCAAAAGAAGTGAAAGGCGTTTCGGAAGAAACCACTACCGGAGTACATCGTCTCTATCAACTACGCGATCAAGGTAAATTACTCTTCCCCGCAATTAATGTTAACGACTCCGTCACTAAATCAAAATTCGACAACTTGTATGGTTGCCGTGAATCATTAGTTGATGGAATTAAACGCGCAACTGATGTTATGCTCGCAGGAAAAGTCGCTGTTGTTGCAGGGTATGGAGATGTTGGTAAAGGCTGCGCCCAATCACTCAAAGGGTACGGCTGTCGCGTCATAATTACCGAAATTGACCCTATCAATGCACTTCAAGCAGCCATGGAAGGGTATGAAGTGAAAAAAATGGATCTTGCAGCAAAAGAAGGGGATATTTTTGTCACCACCACAGGCAATAAAGACATCATCGTTGATCGACATTTTACCATGATGAAAGATCAAGCCATTGTCTGTAACATAGGTCATTTTGATAATGAGATCGATATGCATTGGCTCAATGCAAAATCTGACGCAAAACGGCTTAATATCAAACCACAATACGATAAATACACATTTAGCAACGGTAAAGAAATTTACATTCTCGCTGAAGGTCGACTTGTCAACCTTGGTTGCGCAACGGGACATCCATCATTTGTTATGAGCACCTCGTTTACTAACCAAACCCTTGCTCAAATTGAATTATGGACGAAGCCACATGAAATTGGCGTGTATGTTCTGCCTAAAATTCTTGATGAAGAAGTAGCTCGACTACACTTAAAGAAAATAGGCGTTGAGATTGATGAACTAACCGATTCACAGGCAGCATACTTAGATATTGCCAAAGGCGGACCATATAAACCAAACCATTATCGGTATTAG
- a CDS encoding HIT domain-containing protein has protein sequence MQLTPEQKKQLDEQKKQCVFCKLISGEMKAKTVFEDSKTIAMLDIYPALKGHTLFMPKEHYPIAPYMSPEESAYLYGLLPQMTKAVMGGIISTGCNIFIANGGVAGQQAPHFLIHILPREEKDGFFNFFFDKRKAVMKDDKKQLFVQNFPAMMGAHFKRSPASWHTGSGGRSDKLKDVATKNTLLYEDEKVLVIVPAKGVVEGHIEIYSKEETKDFSKLNGESGAHLFTVASMAASALFEGLGAQGTNIVIKSGNSDDNPGSGLVAHVLARFADDSLKDMHWQPKPATYNLDSIQSKIKDKTWNIKAEKVKEVAVVKPAVSVPAVVAAEPKTLAPHQDEIKKAIERMYK, from the coding sequence ATGCAACTAACACCAGAGCAAAAGAAACAACTCGATGAACAAAAGAAACAGTGTGTATTCTGTAAATTAATATCTGGTGAGATGAAGGCAAAGACTGTTTTTGAGGATTCTAAAACTATTGCCATGCTTGATATTTATCCTGCTCTTAAAGGTCATACTCTCTTCATGCCTAAAGAGCATTATCCTATTGCGCCTTACATGTCTCCAGAAGAATCTGCATATCTGTATGGGTTACTGCCGCAGATGACCAAAGCCGTTATGGGTGGCATTATTTCTACGGGCTGTAACATTTTTATTGCGAATGGTGGCGTTGCTGGTCAACAGGCACCACATTTTTTGATTCACATCTTACCTCGTGAGGAGAAAGATGGTTTCTTCAATTTCTTTTTTGACAAACGCAAAGCAGTCATGAAAGATGATAAAAAGCAACTGTTTGTACAAAATTTTCCTGCAATGATGGGAGCTCACTTTAAACGCAGTCCGGCGAGCTGGCATACTGGATCTGGCGGACGATCTGATAAATTAAAAGATGTTGCAACAAAGAATACGTTGCTCTATGAAGATGAAAAAGTTTTAGTGATTGTTCCTGCCAAAGGTGTTGTCGAAGGACATATAGAAATTTATTCTAAAGAAGAAACAAAAGATTTCAGTAAGTTAAATGGGGAGAGTGGGGCGCATCTGTTTACTGTCGCTTCCATGGCAGCATCTGCTCTTTTTGAAGGTCTAGGTGCGCAAGGAACAAACATTGTGATTAAATCTGGTAACAGCGATGACAATCCTGGAAGTGGATTGGTTGCGCATGTGTTAGCTCGTTTTGCTGATGATTCATTGAAAGATATGCATTGGCAACCAAAACCAGCAACGTATAATTTGGATTCTATTCAATCTAAGATCAAAGATAAGACGTGGAATATTAAAGCAGAGAAAGTGAAAGAAGTTGCTGTGGTGAAACCTGCTGTTAGTGTTCCTGCTGTCGTCGCTGCTGAGCCAAAGACATTGGCACCTCATCAAGATGAGATTAAGAAAGCGATTGAAAGAATGTATAAGTAG